One genomic window of [Clostridium] scindens ATCC 35704 includes the following:
- a CDS encoding type I restriction-modification system subunit M N-terminal domain-containing protein produces MSISAIIKSVQDIMRQDAGVDGDAQRISQLVWMLFLKVFDSKEKEWDALSDDYTYIIPDGLRWSEWAEDDEGITGDELIDFVNNTLFKTFKDWQLTETSDPKAVLVKSLFEDSYNYMKSGTLMRSVINKLN; encoded by the coding sequence ATGAGTATATCGGCTATAATTAAATCAGTGCAGGATATCATGCGGCAGGATGCCGGTGTAGATGGTGATGCACAGAGAATATCACAGCTTGTCTGGATGTTATTTCTGAAGGTGTTTGACTCCAAGGAAAAGGAATGGGACGCATTGTCGGATGACTATACATACATTATTCCTGACGGTTTGCGTTGGTCTGAGTGGGCTGAAGATGATGAGGGCATCACCGGCGATGAATTGATTGATTTTGTAAATAATACTCTGTTCAAGACTTTTAAGGATTGGCAATTGACGGAAACCAGTGATCCGAAAGCAGTCTTAGTAAAGTCTCTGTTTGAGGATAGCTATAATTACATGAAATCAGGAACGTTGATGCGTAGCGTCATCAATAAACTCAACTAG